The Leptospira langatensis genomic sequence CGCAGTTCTATATCGCTAAGAATAACAGATTGAAAGATGCCGATGAAAAGACGAGGCTGGGTCTCGCTCGGATCTGCCAGGCAACGCAAATTGTTCTCGCCCAAGGTCTGGGCTTACTTGGTGTTTCTGCCCCCGAGAGATTGGAGAAGGATCTTTGAACCCCCGATTTATAGTCGTTTCTACCGGCTCGGAACTAACTGCGGGTAGAAGCCAGGATACAAATTCCTCCTGGATCGCAAATGAACTCTTCGGTTTGGGATATTCCGTTGAGAAGTTCGTGGTCCTTCCGGATGATCCAGTGTTGATCCGGAGGGAATTGTCGGAGATTTCTGTAGTATCTTCGACAGAAAACCCGGTTCTCATCCTAATGACTGGCGGTTTAGGGCCCACTGAAGACGATTATACCTTGGAGGTTGTCTGCGAATTGACGGGTTCTACCCCTGTTTTGAACGAAAGGGCACATGATCGTCTCCAAGCACTGTATCGCCTCCGAGGAAGAAGCTTCCAAGAGGCGTTAGCGACAGCTCTTCGTCAGGTTTCCATTCCTTCGAAATCGACCGTTATGAATAATTCCACGGGAATTGCTCCCGGATTCTGGTCGGAACTTCGACCAGGCGCTTACCTTGCCTGTATGCCGGGGGTTCCCAAGGAAATGACTGCCATGTTCCATGAGGAGCTGGTGCCATTGATCCGAACTCATTTTCAATCCGCAAAACTATATTCCGATTATCTGTTTATCTGGGGACTCAGTGAATCCCTCTTCCAACAGGAATTCATCGAGAAGTTGGACTTCTTTAAGGCCGGGAAGGCAATCTGGGGAGTGGCTGCAAAGCGAGGATTTATCCGGGTCACCTACCAATCGGAAGATCAGGAACTTCTATCAAAGCTTATAGCACTTACTAAGGAAAAATACGGGGATCTTTGCACGGGAGACTTATTCGAAGAACTACCGGCTCTTCTGATACAAAAGAAGTTAACCGTAGGAACTGCAGAGAGTTGTACTGGAGGGCTCGCGGCAAAGCTGTTTACAGATAGAGCTGGATCCTCCGAATACTTCTTGGGTTCCATTGTGAGTTATGCGAACTCAATCAAAGAAAATCTCCTTCATGTGAAGAAGGAAACCTTGGAGGCCCACGGGGCAGTGAGCGAAGAAACCGCAAGAGAAATGGCGGATAACGCTGCCTCTATATTGAATACG encodes the following:
- a CDS encoding nicotinamide-nucleotide amidohydrolase family protein, encoding MNPRFIVVSTGSELTAGRSQDTNSSWIANELFGLGYSVEKFVVLPDDPVLIRRELSEISVVSSTENPVLILMTGGLGPTEDDYTLEVVCELTGSTPVLNERAHDRLQALYRLRGRSFQEALATALRQVSIPSKSTVMNNSTGIAPGFWSELRPGAYLACMPGVPKEMTAMFHEELVPLIRTHFQSAKLYSDYLFIWGLSESLFQQEFIEKLDFFKAGKAIWGVAAKRGFIRVTYQSEDQELLSKLIALTKEKYGDLCTGDLFEELPALLIQKKLTVGTAESCTGGLAAKLFTDRAGSSEYFLGSIVSYANSIKENLLHVKKETLEAHGAVSEETAREMADNAASILNTDLSISITGIAGPGGATPTKRVGTVFIGTHIKGVGTEVKEYFFPFKRELFRDVVAATSLFALYNRLRKL